A single genomic interval of Helianthus annuus cultivar XRQ/B chromosome 13, HanXRQr2.0-SUNRISE, whole genome shotgun sequence harbors:
- the LOC110897896 gene encoding protein ODORANT1, whose amino-acid sequence MGRQPCCDKLGVKKGPWTAEEDNKLINFILTSGQCCWRAVPKLAGLRRCGKSCRLRWTNYLRPDLKRGLLTESEEQLVIDLHARLGNRWSKIAARLPGRTDNEIKNHWNTHIKKKLIKRGIDPVTHEPLQKEQRDTETSSSPEENSSQSEINNHSPPVESTSATRSFEENSSSSPHENCSTLSGEPEKLFESLCEDEKLLSYLLGDNEPPLVDITSWELPNNAQNFTSWDDCATWLLDCQDFGVHDFGLDCFNEVEMSIFDTLETTNKQQK is encoded by the exons ATGGGAAGACAGCCGTGTTGTGACAAACTAGGGGTGAAGAAAGGGCCCTGGACCGCGGAGGAAGACAATAAACTTATCAACTTTATCTTAACCAGCGGCCAATGTTGTTGGCGGGCCGTCCCTAAGCTCGCTGGACTTCGCCGTTGTGGGAAGAGTTGTCGACTCCGTTGGACCAACTACCTTCGACCGGACTTGAAGCGTGGTCTACTCACTGAGTCTGAAGAACAACTCGTTATTGATCTCCATGCTCGTCTTGGCAATAG gtGGTCGAAAATAGCAGCAAGGTTGCCCGGACGTACGGATAATGAGATAAAAAATCATTGGAACACTCATATTAAGAAAAAACTCATAAAAAGAGGAATAGATCCTGTCACTCATGAGCCACTTCAAAAGGAACAACGAGACACAGAGACATCATCTTCTCCCGAAGAAAATTCCTCACAATCTGAAATTAACAATCATTCGCCACCCGTGGAAAGCACCAGTGCCACAAGAAGCTTTGAGGAGAATTCTAGCTCTTCCCCACATGAAAATTGTTCAACTTTGAGTGGTGAGCCTGAAAAGCTGTTTGAAAGCCTTTGTGAAGATGAAAAGTTGTTAAGCTATCTCTTAGGTGACAACGAGCCTCCGCTAGTCGATATAACAAGTTGGGAGTTGCCAAATAATGCACAAAACTTCACATCTTGGGATGATTGTGCTACATGGTTATTGGATTGCCAAGATTTTGGAGTTCATGATTTTGGGTTGGATTGCTTCAATGAAGTTGAGATGAGTATCTTTGACACATTGGAGACAACCAATAAACAACAAAAGTGA